One genomic region from Pyxicephalus adspersus chromosome 1, UCB_Pads_2.0, whole genome shotgun sequence encodes:
- the LOC140331939 gene encoding lysozyme g-like yields MLGGMHCIYKKLSAFSSLSQEREHYKQIIQQRNIWKATMSSPYGNLGEIPTTGASPETGRQDGQEISGIPASEALARTDLQRVNLYRPKIESVARQTNVDGAILAAIMSRESRAGNALDPDGKGDNGNAFGLMQIDIRWHSIRGEWDSEEHILQATEILIDMYRAIKAKFPSWSASQVMKGALAAYNMGPGNVHSFESVDSNTTGRDYSNDVVARANFFKANGF; encoded by the exons ATGCTGGGAGGTATGCATTGCATATATAAGAAACTGTCTGCCTTTTCCTCTTTGTCACAGGAAAGGGAACATTACAAACAAATCATCCAGCAAAG GAATATTTGGAAAGCCACCATGTCAT CCCCATATGGTAATCTTGGTGAGATCCCTACGACCGGTGCCTCACCTGAAACTGGTCGTCAAGATGGGCAAGAAATTTCTG gTATACCAGCATCTGAAGCACTGGCAAGAACAGATCTACAAAGAGTGAACCTCTACAGACCAAAGATTGAATCTGTGGCAAGGCAAACTAATGTGGATGGAGCTATTTTAGCAGCAATAATGTCTCGTGAGTCCCGTGCTGGGAATGCTTTAGACCCCGATGGCAAGGGTGATAATGGCAATGCTTTTGGGCTGATGCAG ATTGACATAAGATGGCATTCTATTCGAGGAGAATGGGACAGTGAAGAGCATATTTTACAGGCAACGGAAATACTAATAGATATGTATAGAGCAATCAAGGCAAAATTCCCAAGCTGGTCAGCCAGCCAAGTTATGAAAG GAGCACTTGCAGCATACAATATGGGTCCAGGGAATGTCCACAGTTTTGAATCAGTCGACAGTAACACTACTGGCAGGGACTACTCCAATGATGTAGTTGCACgggcaaatttttttaaagcaaatggattttaa